In one Candidatus Peribacter riflensis genomic region, the following are encoded:
- a CDS encoding 50S ribosomal protein L4, producing MTIDVYTATGTKKGTAELSAALFGAPINTGLMHQAVMLQQGNRRASIANSLTRSEIRGSTRKLFAQKGTGRARRGSVRSPLLKGGNKAFGPRSVANFSRNMPHSMRRAALLSSLSYQAKRGVILGLENYPDAVKTKEAHALLKKLPVALGRSILFVLPEKHSGLSLSVRNIPRVKTLLVNYLNPEDILAAHHVIFLTEALTKAEQIFTAKKQRVAEEAPAKVQTEKKAEKPSVKPKTAKKAPAKKAAKSSKQA from the coding sequence ATGACGATTGATGTCTACACTGCTACCGGCACGAAGAAGGGGACAGCCGAGCTGTCCGCCGCTCTCTTTGGAGCTCCCATCAATACGGGGCTCATGCACCAGGCGGTCATGCTGCAGCAGGGCAACCGCCGCGCTTCGATTGCAAACTCGTTGACGCGCAGTGAAATCCGCGGTTCGACGCGCAAGCTCTTTGCCCAGAAGGGAACGGGACGCGCACGCCGCGGTTCCGTGCGCAGCCCCCTGCTCAAAGGAGGCAACAAGGCGTTCGGTCCGCGCAGCGTGGCCAACTTCAGCCGCAACATGCCGCACAGCATGCGCCGTGCCGCTCTGCTGTCGAGCCTCTCGTACCAGGCGAAGCGCGGCGTGATTCTGGGGCTTGAGAATTACCCCGATGCTGTGAAGACGAAAGAGGCCCATGCACTGCTGAAGAAGCTCCCCGTGGCACTCGGCCGCTCCATTCTCTTCGTTCTGCCAGAGAAACACAGTGGCCTCTCGCTCTCCGTCCGCAATATTCCGCGCGTGAAGACACTCCTCGTGAATTACCTGAATCCCGAAGATATCCTCGCCGCACATCACGTGATCTTCCTCACGGAGGCACTCACCAAGGCGGAGCAGATCTTTACGGCCAAAAAGCAGCGCGTCGCAGAAGAGGCTCCCGCGAAAGTGCAGACAGAGAAGAAGGCAGAAAAGCCCTCTGTGAAGCCAAAAACTGCCAAGAAAGCCCCTGCCAAGAAAGCAGCAAAATCCTCCAAGCAAGCGTAA
- a CDS encoding 50S ribosomal protein L2 — MPIRICSPTTPGRRQMTIADFSGLTKKRPEKRLTFGKQAINGRNNIGRITVRHRGGGHKRLYRLIDFKRIDKHGVPGTVASIEYDPNRTARIALVHYIDGDKRYILAPEGMAIGAQVVCAERTKVKLGNCMQMQYIPMGYKVHNVEMQRGRGGQIVRSAGSSATLIGLDGDYVLVQLPSTEVRKVRKECYATVGTVSNIDHNLISIGKAGRSRWLGHRPQVLGKSMNAVDHPHGGGEGHAPIGLRSGPKTPWGKPARGVKTRRKKKVTNRWIIRRRIKKPRKK; from the coding sequence ATGCCGATCCGCATCTGTTCACCAACGACTCCCGGACGACGCCAGATGACGATCGCGGATTTCTCTGGCCTCACGAAGAAGCGGCCCGAAAAACGGCTGACCTTTGGCAAGCAGGCGATCAACGGCCGCAATAACATCGGCCGCATCACGGTCCGGCACCGCGGAGGCGGCCACAAGCGTCTGTACCGTCTCATCGATTTCAAGCGTATCGACAAGCACGGCGTGCCCGGAACGGTCGCTTCCATCGAGTACGATCCCAACCGCACGGCACGCATCGCGCTCGTGCATTACATTGACGGTGACAAGCGCTACATCCTCGCTCCAGAAGGGATGGCAATCGGTGCCCAGGTGGTTTGCGCCGAGCGCACGAAGGTGAAGCTGGGCAATTGCATGCAGATGCAGTACATCCCCATGGGGTACAAGGTGCACAATGTAGAGATGCAGCGCGGCCGCGGCGGGCAGATTGTCCGTTCGGCCGGCTCCTCGGCAACGCTCATCGGCCTGGATGGCGACTATGTGCTCGTCCAGCTGCCCTCGACCGAAGTGCGCAAAGTCCGGAAGGAGTGCTACGCCACGGTCGGTACGGTGAGTAACATCGATCACAACCTCATTTCCATCGGCAAGGCCGGCCGCAGCCGCTGGCTCGGTCACCGGCCGCAGGTGCTGGGTAAGTCCATGAATGCTGTGGATCACCCGCATGGAGGAGGAGAAGGCCACGCTCCGATCGGGCTCAGGAGCGGACCCAAGACGCCGTGGGGCAAGCCGGCCCGTGGTGTGAAGACCCGCCGCAAGAAGAAGGTCACGAACCGATGGATCATCCGCCGCCGCATCAAGAAGCCACGCAAGAAGTAA
- a CDS encoding 30S ribosomal protein S19 has protein sequence MSRSLSKGPYVDPRLLKKVMAMVGAGEKKIIKTWARDCDIPPEFVGFTFAVHNGKEFTPVYVTEQMVGHKLGEFSWTTKFKIHGGKMQEAQTAAASAAAAPAPAAPAAGKPASK, from the coding sequence ATGTCCCGCTCCCTCAGCAAAGGCCCCTACGTCGATCCGCGCCTTCTCAAAAAGGTGATGGCGATGGTGGGCGCCGGCGAAAAGAAGATCATCAAGACGTGGGCCCGGGATTGCGATATTCCGCCGGAGTTCGTGGGATTCACGTTCGCGGTGCACAACGGCAAGGAATTCACGCCCGTGTACGTCACGGAGCAGATGGTGGGGCACAAGCTCGGCGAATTCTCCTGGACGACGAAGTTCAAGATCCACGGCGGCAAGATGCAAGAGGCACAGACCGCCGCCGCTTCTGCCGCCGCCGCACCGGCCCCTGCTGCTCCCGCAGCCGGTAAACCCG